One window of Coriobacteriia bacterium genomic DNA carries:
- a CDS encoding AAA family ATPase, producing MKLERIEALRYGALENACIEGLGQGLTVVLGPNESGKSTFTALTRHVLYGYPDARTREVGYTSATGPRAARLVFADPDGEWAVDRLDGPKRGPVTVRTLRGAERPGLLGELVGGVSEQSYKVVFGFGIDELAEIESAAGNDIVGRLYAAGAGLGVNPMDVRARLEQLAGERFMARASKPAVNANVAQMRELRDRIRVLEDEAARYAGEQERLRRLDEEVVPLKARRAELEAQAIGLERDAQRGEDALEQLAEIESRLAATNSEITELERSVDLIAVDERILANAPALSTVLEGAPVFAQRLERIAALEASVDETRRRIRQMSELPEAATDSVENRTMVDSYRDRLAALRAESEAAARNAEFAETRAAGNDAVMAEPAGKAAKRRSQGLLVVSAAAAVVGVAIAGAGLLSGQVAAAVLGGAVTLIGLIALIALLVRRPAPVEQSLAAEAARLKADAKAQRDYSIRAAQKLSDLEAEWLSWLADHHLEKFGSESAAVRQLLEQLRERCQLEVDAERLAAEAQRERSAAEDWVVRLVDVHSFDETAGQLPPLSVAAELAARAKAALQRTIQDDAERSDLMRRLDASKTESHKLAKMATVVRSVLQELSVRHDVDSMDPVPRLRAFSIAAREELERLRTHVDEVSSEASMLRGKLNEDGRGNEMARLRQQMEGLRASATDAADAYVVQKLAVGLLDRARERFERERQPEVVRTAARVFSAMTQGRYTDLRVSLDSGEVVVLAADGTQRISSQLSRGTAEQLYLALRVGLIGSLGELGRSLPVLMDDVVVNFDPERRAGAVAAVSELAAMRQVVFFTCHPETADVLVGSVPGALLVTLERCAL from the coding sequence ATGAAGCTCGAACGCATCGAGGCCCTGCGCTACGGCGCGCTTGAGAATGCATGCATTGAGGGGCTTGGCCAGGGGTTGACGGTTGTGCTGGGCCCAAACGAGTCGGGCAAGAGCACGTTCACCGCTCTCACGAGGCATGTCCTGTACGGCTATCCGGACGCGCGCACTAGGGAAGTCGGCTACACGTCCGCGACAGGTCCGCGGGCTGCGCGACTTGTGTTTGCCGATCCCGATGGTGAATGGGCGGTCGATCGCCTTGATGGCCCGAAACGCGGTCCAGTCACCGTGCGTACGCTACGCGGTGCCGAGCGGCCCGGTCTTCTCGGCGAGCTCGTGGGCGGGGTGAGTGAACAGTCGTACAAGGTCGTATTCGGCTTCGGGATCGACGAGCTGGCGGAAATTGAGAGCGCTGCGGGCAACGACATCGTCGGGCGGCTGTATGCGGCGGGAGCTGGTTTGGGCGTAAACCCGATGGACGTACGTGCCCGGCTCGAGCAGCTCGCTGGGGAGCGCTTCATGGCGCGGGCGTCCAAGCCTGCGGTCAATGCGAATGTCGCTCAGATGCGCGAGTTGAGGGACCGGATTCGTGTTCTCGAGGACGAGGCTGCGCGCTACGCCGGCGAGCAGGAGCGGCTGAGACGACTCGATGAGGAGGTCGTGCCGCTCAAGGCACGCCGCGCCGAGCTTGAGGCACAGGCGATCGGTCTGGAGCGCGACGCCCAGCGAGGCGAGGATGCACTCGAGCAGCTCGCGGAAATCGAGTCGCGCCTCGCGGCGACCAACAGCGAGATCACCGAACTTGAACGCAGCGTCGACCTCATCGCCGTCGACGAGCGGATCCTTGCCAACGCCCCGGCTCTATCGACTGTCTTGGAGGGTGCACCGGTATTCGCGCAGCGCCTTGAACGTATTGCGGCTCTTGAGGCCTCCGTGGACGAAACGCGTCGGCGAATCCGCCAGATGTCTGAGCTACCGGAGGCGGCGACCGATTCGGTTGAGAACCGCACGATGGTCGACTCGTACCGCGATCGACTTGCCGCGCTGCGGGCCGAGTCTGAGGCCGCCGCGCGCAACGCAGAGTTCGCAGAAACCCGCGCGGCGGGCAATGACGCCGTCATGGCCGAGCCTGCGGGCAAGGCGGCGAAGCGCAGGTCCCAGGGGCTGCTGGTCGTGAGCGCCGCTGCTGCCGTGGTCGGCGTGGCGATCGCCGGAGCCGGGCTGCTTTCGGGCCAGGTTGCAGCTGCCGTGCTCGGAGGCGCAGTGACACTGATCGGTTTGATTGCGCTCATAGCTCTGCTCGTCCGGCGTCCCGCACCCGTCGAGCAGTCTTTGGCCGCTGAAGCGGCGCGCCTGAAGGCGGACGCGAAGGCCCAACGCGACTACTCGATCCGCGCGGCGCAGAAACTCTCAGACCTCGAGGCCGAGTGGCTCTCATGGCTTGCCGATCACCATCTGGAGAAGTTTGGGAGCGAGTCGGCGGCCGTCAGGCAGCTTCTTGAGCAGCTCCGTGAGCGGTGCCAACTCGAAGTCGACGCAGAGCGCCTTGCGGCCGAGGCGCAACGTGAGCGGTCGGCCGCTGAGGACTGGGTCGTGCGTCTTGTTGATGTACATAGCTTCGATGAGACAGCGGGGCAACTGCCGCCCCTCTCGGTCGCCGCTGAACTCGCCGCGCGGGCCAAGGCGGCGCTGCAGCGTACGATCCAGGACGACGCAGAGCGCTCGGATCTCATGCGCAGGCTTGATGCGTCGAAGACGGAGTCCCACAAGCTGGCCAAGATGGCAACCGTCGTACGGTCGGTGCTCCAGGAACTCTCCGTGAGGCATGATGTGGACTCAATGGATCCCGTGCCGAGACTCAGGGCGTTCAGCATTGCTGCCCGAGAAGAACTGGAGCGACTCCGTACTCACGTCGACGAAGTCTCGAGCGAGGCCTCCATGCTGCGCGGCAAACTCAATGAGGACGGCCGTGGCAATGAGATGGCCCGCTTGCGTCAGCAGATGGAAGGCTTGCGGGCCTCAGCAACGGACGCGGCGGACGCATACGTCGTCCAGAAGCTAGCCGTCGGCCTGCTTGATCGCGCTCGCGAGCGCTTCGAGCGGGAGCGACAGCCTGAGGTCGTGCGGACCGCTGCCAGGGTGTTCTCGGCAATGACGCAGGGCCGGTACACCGATCTGCGCGTGTCGCTGGACAGCGGCGAGGTCGTGGTGCTTGCGGCAGACGGCACGCAGCGCATCAGCTCTCAGCTATCGCGCGGCACCGCCGAGCAGCTGTACCTGGCGCTGCGGGTCGGGCTCATCGGCTCGCTCGGCGAGTTGGGTCGATCCCTACCGGTCCTGATGGACGACGTCGTGGTGAACTTCGATCCCGAGCGGCGCGCCGGCGCGGTGGCCGCCGTCTCCGAACTCGCGGCGATGCGGCAGGTCGTCTTCTTCACCTGCCATCCCGAAACCGCAGATGTGCTCGTCGGCTCGGTGCCGGGGGCTTTGCTCGTCACGCTGGAGCGTTGTGCGCTGTAG
- a CDS encoding DUF4405 domain-containing protein, which translates to VSLGVLLVALVHTILHWDWTTDTLRRFAGRLSVASRWNLVIDVVLFVALMVCMVSGIMVSRHVLIAFGLFAPGYFVWNPLHSISATVVLALVLVHLAMHWKWIAVAMRSRVIDPIRGRVGTDAGEPSEDTAREAS; encoded by the coding sequence GTGAGCCTCGGCGTGCTCCTCGTGGCGCTCGTGCACACGATCCTTCACTGGGACTGGACGACAGATACCCTCAGACGCTTCGCCGGCAGGCTCTCGGTGGCCTCCCGCTGGAACCTGGTCATCGACGTCGTGCTCTTCGTTGCGCTCATGGTTTGCATGGTCTCCGGGATTATGGTGTCCCGGCATGTGCTCATCGCCTTCGGCCTCTTCGCCCCGGGCTACTTCGTCTGGAACCCTCTGCACTCCATCTCGGCGACAGTGGTACTCGCGCTGGTGCTTGTGCACCTCGCCATGCACTGGAAGTGGATCGCCGTGGCGATGAGAAGCCGGGTGATCGATCCGATCCGGGGAAGAGTCGGGACGGATGCGGGGGAGCCGAGTGAGGATACCGCCCGCGAGGCGTCGTAG
- a CDS encoding DNA repair exonuclease, translating to MSSRVTFVHAADLHLDAPFAGIVAANERVGTALAEATYTAFVRIVDVCIERSAHFLIIAGDAYNTADKSLRAQLAFHKQMERLAAAGVEVFITHGNHDPANGWSAGLGLPESVHVFPADRVGRVEVVRDGELIAAVYGRSFRKAAETENLALGYRREGAEPVAIAMLHANVGSNTDYDPYAPATLADLRSAGMDYWALGHIHKQEVLARDPWIVYAGSAQGLSPKETGPHGCLVVEIAPGGAVSVEHVETAPVAWAQLSVDVSEAATLEEVRASVASACERTRADAGRNAIVRITLTGRTLAHADLVRPGVLGELAEFVRDEEAAAEPWVWLDRLEDRTAAPIDLASVRAGGDFAAELVRVADDLADDNAALETLLGEICRPIATTLSGYAPHESASEFLVRARDLALDLLMAEGGAGR from the coding sequence GTGTCCAGCCGAGTAACGTTCGTCCACGCCGCAGATCTGCATCTCGACGCGCCATTCGCGGGTATCGTCGCCGCCAACGAGCGCGTAGGCACCGCGCTTGCCGAGGCCACCTACACTGCGTTCGTGCGCATTGTCGACGTCTGCATCGAGCGAAGCGCTCACTTCCTTATCATCGCAGGAGATGCTTACAACACCGCCGATAAAAGCCTGCGCGCACAGCTGGCGTTCCACAAACAGATGGAGCGCCTGGCGGCCGCCGGCGTTGAGGTCTTCATCACTCACGGGAATCACGATCCCGCCAACGGCTGGTCGGCGGGCTTGGGCCTGCCCGAATCGGTGCACGTGTTTCCCGCGGATCGCGTCGGGCGCGTGGAGGTCGTGCGCGACGGCGAGCTGATCGCCGCAGTCTACGGACGCAGCTTCCGGAAGGCCGCCGAGACCGAGAACCTGGCGCTCGGGTACCGTCGCGAAGGAGCCGAGCCGGTGGCGATCGCGATGCTGCACGCCAACGTCGGCAGCAACACTGACTACGATCCCTACGCGCCGGCAACGCTTGCGGACTTGCGCTCCGCGGGCATGGACTACTGGGCTCTCGGCCACATCCACAAGCAGGAAGTGCTAGCGCGCGACCCCTGGATCGTCTACGCGGGCAGTGCCCAGGGGCTGTCACCCAAGGAGACGGGGCCGCACGGCTGCCTCGTCGTCGAGATCGCGCCCGGGGGAGCGGTATCGGTCGAGCATGTCGAGACCGCTCCGGTGGCCTGGGCGCAGCTGAGTGTCGACGTGAGCGAAGCGGCCACGCTGGAAGAGGTGCGCGCGTCCGTCGCCTCCGCGTGCGAGCGGACCCGGGCGGATGCGGGCAGAAATGCGATCGTACGCATCACACTGACGGGTCGTACTCTCGCGCACGCGGACCTCGTGCGGCCCGGGGTTCTCGGCGAGCTTGCCGAGTTCGTGCGAGACGAGGAAGCAGCGGCGGAGCCGTGGGTATGGCTGGATCGCCTCGAGGACCGGACGGCAGCGCCGATCGATCTGGCGTCGGTGAGGGCGGGCGGGGACTTCGCCGCCGAGCTGGTGCGCGTCGCCGACGACCTTGCGGATGACAATGCTGCGCTCGAGACCCTTCTGGGTGAGATATGCAGACCGATCGCCACCACGCTGTCTGGCTACGCGCCGCATGAATCGGCATCTGAGTTTTTGGTGCGAGCGCGAGATCTCGCACTCGATCTCCTGATGGCCGAGGGAGGTGCGGGCCGATGA
- a CDS encoding thioredoxin family protein, which yields MVIKVLGSGCANCQKLEALAAQAVADLGLDAEVLHVTDIAQIMGYGVMSTPALVVDEQVKISGRVPSLAEVVAVLRDSAK from the coding sequence ATGGTAATCAAAGTGCTCGGTTCCGGATGCGCCAACTGTCAGAAGCTTGAGGCTCTCGCTGCGCAGGCCGTCGCTGATCTCGGCCTGGACGCAGAGGTTCTTCACGTCACCGACATCGCACAGATCATGGGCTATGGCGTCATGTCGACTCCGGCACTCGTAGTCGACGAGCAGGTCAAGATCTCGGGCCGAGTGCCGTCTCTTGCGGAAGTGGTCGCGGTACTGCGCGACTCCGCGAAGTAG
- a CDS encoding permease, with product MQWLADRIAYGLLGLSPDSKLGSSVDFFFYDVPKILLLLVVIVFAVALIRSFFPPEKTRAFLSRSRLYAGNVLAALLGVVTPFCSCSAVPLFIGFVESGVPLGVTFSFLIASPMVNEVALILLLGMFGWQIAALYLVCGLAVAIVGGIIIGKLGLEDQVEEYVRAIRLGESEMPTMTWAQRFAYARGYVAEIVGKVWPYVVGGIAVGAAMHGYIPADALARWAGPSNPFAVPVAVLVGIPLYSNAAGVIPLVSVLTEKGVAMGTVLAFMMAVTALSIPELIILRKVIKPKLIAVFVGINAVTIMLIGYLFNWVLG from the coding sequence CTGCAGTGGCTTGCCGACCGTATCGCGTACGGTCTTCTCGGCCTGTCGCCGGACAGCAAGCTGGGGTCTTCGGTCGACTTCTTCTTCTACGACGTCCCCAAGATCCTGCTCCTACTCGTGGTCATCGTGTTCGCCGTGGCCCTGATCAGGTCGTTCTTCCCGCCCGAGAAGACCCGCGCGTTCCTGTCGCGCTCGCGCCTCTACGCCGGCAACGTGCTCGCGGCACTGCTCGGCGTGGTGACGCCGTTCTGTTCATGCTCGGCGGTACCGCTGTTCATCGGCTTCGTTGAGAGCGGCGTGCCGCTAGGTGTGACGTTCTCATTCCTCATCGCGAGCCCGATGGTCAATGAAGTCGCGCTCATCCTGCTGCTGGGGATGTTCGGCTGGCAGATCGCGGCGCTCTACCTCGTGTGCGGCCTCGCCGTCGCGATCGTGGGCGGCATCATCATCGGCAAGCTGGGGCTCGAGGACCAGGTCGAGGAGTACGTCCGCGCGATCCGCCTGGGCGAGAGCGAAATGCCGACGATGACGTGGGCGCAGCGGTTCGCCTACGCGCGCGGATACGTCGCCGAGATCGTCGGCAAGGTGTGGCCGTACGTGGTGGGTGGCATCGCGGTCGGCGCGGCCATGCACGGCTACATTCCGGCCGACGCACTCGCCCGATGGGCCGGGCCGAGCAACCCATTCGCGGTCCCCGTGGCGGTCCTCGTGGGGATTCCGCTCTACAGCAACGCTGCCGGCGTGATTCCGCTGGTGAGCGTGCTGACCGAGAAGGGCGTCGCGATGGGGACGGTGCTCGCCTTCATGATGGCGGTCACCGCCCTCTCGATCCCGGAGCTCATCATCCTGCGCAAGGTCATCAAGCCCAAGCTCATCGCCGTGTTCGTGGGGATCAACGCCGTGACGATCATGCTGATCGGCTACCTGTTCAACTGGGTGCTGGGGTAG
- a CDS encoding 2-hydroxyacyl-CoA dehydratase, producing MPRLKRIADILLCQRLSARPLIRSREREHTLHVGLDVGSTTVKIVMLDEHNNLVHSSYARHFAEIRGTIRDLIDEAYRQVGDQDVTVTVTGSAGLSVSKWLGLHFEQEVIACNEAVQVFIPQTDVVIELGGEDAKITFYGNGIEQRMNGSCAGGTGAFIDQMATLLGTDAAGLNELASRHKIIYPIAARCGVFAKSDIQPLLNEGAAKEDIAASVFQSVVNQTISGLACGRAIRGHVAFLGGPLHFLPELRTRFTETLKLDAEHSICPENAQFYVAIGAALDSKKQSHISLRTLVDKLPSLGDAQLAEVRRLTPLFADEADLATFRERHGRTRVTRRELEGFAGECFLGVDAGSTTTKVVLIDTDGALLFSYYGGNEGKPVESTVRVLKDLYAKLPADATIVRSMVTGYGEALLKAALRIDDGEIETIAHYTAAEHFYPGVDFILDIGGQDMKCLQIRNGVIDSIMLNEACSSGCGSFIETFAHSLNLPVADFAEKALLAEQPVDLGSRCTVFMNSKVKQALKEGASVGDISAGLSYSVIKNALFKVIKIRNPKDLGERIVVQGGTFYNEAVLRAFELVTGREAIRPEIAGLMGAYGAALIAKKRWAAQFTAKVDAAPAPEAVPASTLISAEKLATFGYKTSTSRCRGCTNSCLLTVSTFPDGGRFVSGNRCEKMTGGNNSAQGIPNIFDWKYKRLFAYEPLSEAQAPRGTIGIPRVLNMYENYPFWFTFFTKLGYRVQLSAESSKDIFALGSETIPSESACYPAKIAHGHIQWLVNAGVKRIFYPCIIWERREKDSANNHYNCPMVISYPEVIKNNMEVLRENGITFMNPFLPYDDAKRLKIALAEQFGPLGISKSEIASAVDAAWAEDAEFKREVRAKGEEVLGWLAKTGGRGLVLAGRPYHLDPEINHGIPEMITGFGAAVLTEDSVAHLGDAVRPLRIVDQWMYHTRLYASAGVVAKNPKLELIQLNSFGCGLDAVTIDQVQELMHAHGRIYTNLKIDEQSNLGAARIRVRSLKAAIEERGESVAPPVPVTGHKRLLFTTEMKQTHTILAPQMAPIHLEFLEEVMASQGYRFELLPEVDQEAIDEGLKYVNNDACYPSIVVIGQLLQALQSGRYDLSRTSVAITQTGGCCRATNYIGLLRKALREAGFAEVAVVSVNTAGLEKNPGWKMSPSILKKAIDAVVYGDLLSRCLHRVRPYEVVPGSADALLREWIPRCKETVISGDKRAFKANIRAIVRDFDTLEISGARKPRVGIVGEILVKYHPAANNNVVKLIEHEGAEAVIPDLLDFFLFKGYNSIFNYKVMKMGRKKLLTGRILIAYLENARKEARRALEASERFEAPASIYHKVGLVDGVVSTGNRSGEGWFLTAEMMELIETGTPNIVCVQPFACLPNHVTGKGMIGELRRRYPESNITPIDYDPGASEVNQLNRIKLMLAVAFKNRDMREAASSAAAEKAAAIRPTLDGAATAPAEA from the coding sequence ATGCCACGCTTGAAACGCATCGCTGATATTCTATTATGTCAGCGTCTCTCGGCGAGACCCCTGATCCGTTCGCGTGAAAGAGAGCACACGTTGCACGTTGGCTTGGATGTCGGCTCCACGACTGTGAAGATTGTGATGCTCGATGAGCACAACAATCTCGTTCACAGCAGTTACGCGCGCCATTTTGCCGAGATCAGGGGAACCATCCGCGATCTCATCGACGAAGCGTACCGGCAGGTCGGCGACCAGGATGTCACGGTCACGGTAACGGGTTCGGCGGGGCTTTCGGTCTCCAAGTGGCTTGGGCTGCATTTCGAGCAGGAAGTTATTGCCTGCAACGAAGCCGTCCAGGTGTTCATTCCGCAGACGGACGTCGTCATCGAACTGGGCGGCGAAGACGCCAAGATCACCTTCTACGGCAACGGCATCGAGCAGCGCATGAACGGTTCATGTGCCGGCGGCACGGGAGCCTTCATCGACCAGATGGCCACGCTGCTGGGCACGGATGCGGCCGGGCTGAATGAACTTGCAAGCCGCCACAAGATCATCTATCCGATCGCTGCTCGCTGCGGCGTCTTTGCGAAGAGCGACATCCAGCCGCTGCTTAACGAAGGCGCGGCCAAAGAGGACATCGCGGCGTCCGTGTTCCAGTCGGTCGTCAACCAGACCATCAGCGGCCTCGCTTGCGGTAGGGCGATTCGCGGCCATGTTGCGTTCCTCGGCGGGCCGCTTCACTTCCTGCCCGAGTTGCGCACGCGTTTCACCGAGACTCTCAAGCTCGATGCGGAGCACTCCATCTGCCCGGAGAACGCGCAGTTCTACGTCGCGATCGGTGCTGCGCTGGATTCGAAGAAGCAATCGCACATCTCGCTTCGGACGCTCGTTGACAAGCTGCCGTCGCTCGGCGACGCTCAGCTTGCCGAGGTACGCCGCCTGACTCCGCTGTTCGCAGACGAGGCCGACCTCGCAACCTTCCGCGAGCGCCACGGTCGCACGCGGGTCACTCGGCGGGAGCTGGAGGGGTTTGCAGGGGAGTGCTTCCTCGGCGTCGACGCGGGCTCGACAACCACGAAGGTCGTACTGATCGACACCGACGGCGCCCTGCTGTTCTCGTACTACGGCGGCAACGAAGGCAAGCCGGTCGAGTCGACGGTTCGGGTGCTCAAGGACCTTTACGCCAAGCTGCCCGCCGACGCCACGATCGTGCGTTCGATGGTCACCGGCTACGGCGAGGCGCTGCTCAAAGCGGCGCTTCGCATCGACGACGGCGAGATCGAGACGATCGCGCACTACACGGCCGCCGAGCACTTCTACCCCGGCGTCGACTTCATCCTCGACATCGGCGGGCAGGACATGAAGTGCCTGCAGATCCGAAACGGGGTCATCGACAGCATCATGCTCAACGAAGCCTGCTCCTCGGGCTGCGGATCGTTCATCGAGACGTTTGCGCACTCGCTCAACCTTCCCGTCGCCGACTTCGCCGAGAAGGCCCTGCTCGCCGAGCAACCCGTCGACCTAGGCTCGCGCTGCACGGTGTTCATGAACTCCAAGGTGAAGCAGGCGCTCAAGGAGGGTGCTTCGGTCGGCGATATCTCGGCAGGTTTGTCGTACTCGGTGATCAAGAACGCGCTGTTCAAAGTCATCAAGATCCGCAACCCGAAGGACCTAGGCGAGCGCATTGTCGTGCAGGGCGGCACCTTCTACAACGAGGCTGTGCTGCGCGCCTTTGAGCTTGTGACCGGGCGGGAAGCGATCAGGCCCGAGATCGCGGGGCTTATGGGCGCGTACGGAGCGGCCCTCATCGCGAAGAAGCGCTGGGCGGCGCAGTTCACTGCGAAGGTCGACGCCGCACCCGCGCCGGAGGCGGTCCCCGCCAGCACACTCATCTCGGCGGAGAAGCTGGCGACGTTTGGGTACAAGACGTCAACCAGTCGCTGCCGGGGCTGTACGAACAGCTGCCTCCTCACGGTGAGCACCTTCCCGGACGGGGGACGTTTCGTCTCGGGCAACAGATGCGAGAAGATGACCGGCGGCAACAATAGTGCGCAGGGCATCCCCAATATCTTCGACTGGAAGTACAAGCGCCTCTTCGCCTATGAACCGCTCTCCGAGGCGCAGGCCCCGCGCGGCACGATCGGCATTCCGCGTGTGCTCAACATGTACGAGAACTATCCGTTCTGGTTCACGTTCTTCACCAAGCTTGGCTACCGCGTTCAGTTGTCCGCCGAGTCGTCGAAGGACATCTTCGCGCTGGGCAGCGAGACGATTCCTTCCGAATCCGCATGCTATCCGGCCAAGATTGCCCACGGGCACATCCAGTGGCTGGTAAACGCCGGAGTCAAGCGCATCTTCTACCCGTGCATCATCTGGGAGCGGCGCGAGAAGGACAGCGCGAACAACCACTACAACTGCCCCATGGTCATCTCGTATCCCGAGGTCATCAAGAACAACATGGAGGTCTTGCGCGAGAACGGCATCACCTTCATGAACCCCTTCCTGCCCTACGACGACGCCAAGCGCCTCAAGATCGCCCTCGCCGAGCAGTTCGGGCCGCTCGGCATCTCCAAATCTGAGATCGCCTCGGCTGTCGATGCCGCATGGGCCGAGGATGCCGAGTTCAAGCGTGAGGTGCGCGCCAAGGGCGAGGAGGTTCTCGGCTGGCTTGCGAAGACAGGTGGCCGAGGGCTCGTGCTCGCGGGACGCCCGTACCACCTCGATCCGGAGATCAACCACGGAATCCCCGAGATGATCACTGGCTTTGGGGCGGCGGTACTCACCGAGGACTCCGTCGCGCATCTCGGCGATGCGGTGAGGCCGCTTCGCATCGTCGACCAGTGGATGTACCATACCCGGCTCTACGCCTCGGCTGGCGTGGTGGCGAAGAACCCCAAGCTCGAGCTCATCCAGCTCAACTCGTTCGGCTGCGGACTCGACGCGGTGACGATCGACCAGGTGCAGGAGCTGATGCACGCACATGGCCGGATCTACACGAACCTGAAGATCGACGAGCAGAGCAACCTCGGGGCGGCTCGCATTCGCGTCAGATCGCTGAAGGCGGCGATCGAGGAGCGCGGGGAGAGCGTGGCGCCCCCGGTGCCCGTGACCGGGCACAAGCGACTGCTGTTCACGACCGAGATGAAGCAGACGCATACCATCCTCGCGCCGCAGATGGCGCCGATCCACCTCGAATTCCTCGAGGAGGTCATGGCGTCACAAGGCTACCGGTTCGAACTCCTTCCTGAAGTCGACCAGGAAGCCATCGACGAGGGCCTCAAGTACGTCAACAACGACGCCTGCTACCCGTCGATCGTCGTGATCGGCCAGCTTCTGCAGGCGTTACAGTCTGGCCGATACGACTTGAGCCGCACATCGGTCGCGATCACACAGACCGGCGGATGTTGCCGAGCGACCAACTACATCGGGCTGCTGCGCAAGGCTCTCCGCGAAGCGGGCTTTGCCGAAGTCGCGGTCGTCTCGGTCAACACAGCAGGCCTCGAGAAGAATCCCGGCTGGAAGATGTCGCCCAGCATTCTGAAGAAGGCGATCGACGCCGTCGTCTACGGCGACCTTCTCAGCCGCTGTCTGCACCGCGTCCGTCCGTATGAGGTTGTGCCCGGCTCGGCCGACGCGCTGCTGCGTGAGTGGATTCCGCGCTGCAAGGAGACGGTCATCTCCGGTGACAAGCGGGCGTTCAAGGCGAACATCCGGGCGATCGTGCGGGACTTTGACACGCTCGAGATCTCGGGTGCCAGGAAACCCAGAGTCGGCATCGTCGGCGAGATCCTTGTGAAGTACCACCCCGCGGCCAACAACAACGTCGTCAAGCTGATCGAGCACGAAGGCGCCGAGGCGGTCATTCCCGATCTGCTCGATTTCTTCCTGTTCAAGGGCTACAACTCGATCTTCAACTACAAGGTCATGAAAATGGGCCGCAAGAAACTCCTCACCGGCCGCATTCTCATCGCTTACCTTGAGAACGCCCGCAAGGAAGCACGCCGAGCACTGGAGGCCAGCGAGCGATTCGAAGCTCCCGCATCGATCTACCACAAGGTTGGTCTCGTGGACGGCGTCGTCTCCACCGGCAATCGCAGCGGAGAAGGCTGGTTCCTCACCGCCGAGATGATGGAGCTCATCGAGACCGGCACGCCCAACATCGTGTGTGTGCAGCCGTTCGCCTGTCTACCCAATCACGTGACGGGCAAGGGCATGATCGGCGAGCTGCGCCGACGCTACCCCGAGTCCAATATCACGCCGATCGACTACGATCCGGGTGCCAGTGAGGTCAACCAGCTCAATCGCATCAAGCTCATGCTTGCTGTCGCGTTCAAGAACCGCGACATGCGCGAAGCGGCTTCCTCGGCTGCCGCCGAGAAGGCCGCGGCAATCCGGCCGACGCTTGATGGGGCGGCAACGGCGCCTGCCGAGGCGTAG
- a CDS encoding winged helix-turn-helix transcriptional regulator: MQTEPSAAPLGLQVDAAFRALASAQRREILRILGESTPDAGKTCCGAEELCGCKLAERMGLAASTISHHMSALTEAGLVGMRRDGKWAYYTLRRDALEAVKTEISAL; the protein is encoded by the coding sequence GTGCAGACCGAACCATCCGCAGCCCCGCTCGGCCTCCAAGTCGACGCCGCGTTCCGCGCGCTCGCCTCGGCGCAGCGTCGCGAGATTCTGCGCATCCTCGGCGAATCGACTCCCGATGCCGGCAAGACGTGTTGCGGTGCGGAGGAACTCTGTGGCTGCAAGCTTGCCGAGCGGATGGGGCTTGCCGCGTCAACGATCTCGCATCACATGAGCGCGCTGACGGAGGCGGGTCTCGTGGGGATGCGCCGCGACGGCAAGTGGGCGTACTACACGCTTCGACGCGACGCATTGGAAGCGGTCAAGACGGAGATCAGCGCGCTCTGA
- a CDS encoding phosphoribosyltransferase has translation MFADRSDAGRQLVQRLRSYAGMRDAVVLGIPRGGVVVAAEVARELGLPLDVIVAAKIGAPGNPEYAIGSVTADGAVLANAASGYAAHEVEQLSGPAKAKVAQRILHYHRDGPAESIAGRVAIIVDDGLATGLTAEAAAAYARRQGAARVVLAVPVASESAVRALKSQVDDLVALEIPAGFAAVGQFYAYFDQTSDKEVERLLAGGAGQVA, from the coding sequence ATGTTTGCGGATCGGTCAGATGCAGGTCGTCAGCTCGTTCAGCGATTGCGGTCGTACGCCGGCATGCGCGACGCAGTGGTTCTGGGGATCCCGCGCGGCGGGGTGGTTGTGGCCGCTGAGGTTGCGCGCGAACTCGGTCTTCCCCTCGATGTGATCGTCGCTGCGAAGATCGGCGCACCCGGCAATCCCGAGTATGCGATTGGCTCGGTTACGGCGGATGGCGCGGTGCTCGCGAACGCCGCTTCCGGCTACGCCGCCCACGAGGTCGAGCAGCTTTCGGGACCCGCCAAGGCCAAGGTCGCCCAGAGGATCCTGCACTATCACCGCGACGGGCCTGCCGAGAGCATCGCCGGCCGCGTCGCCATCATCGTGGACGACGGACTCGCAACCGGCCTTACCGCCGAGGCGGCAGCGGCGTATGCGCGCCGGCAAGGCGCGGCGCGCGTGGTCCTCGCGGTTCCGGTCGCATCCGAAAGCGCCGTGCGCGCCCTCAAATCGCAGGTGGACGACCTCGTCGCACTCGAGATTCCGGCAGGTTTCGCGGCCGTGGGGCAGTTCTATGCCTACTTCGACCAGACGTCGGACAAAGAAGTCGAGCGGCTCCTCGCGGGTGGCGCAGGCCAAGTGGCGTAG